One genomic segment of Streptomyces niveus includes these proteins:
- a CDS encoding cystathionine beta-synthase, which yields MQFHDSMISLVGNTPLLKLGNVTSGIQATVLAKVEYFNPGGSVKDRIALRMIEAAEESGELRPGGTIVEPTSGNTGVGLAIVAQQKGYHCIFVCPDKVSTDKINVLRAYGADVVVCPTAVDPDHPDSYYNVSDRLVRETPGAWKPDQYSNPNNPRSHYETTGPELWEQTDGRITHFVTGIGTGGTISGTGRYLKEVSEGRVTVVGADPEGSVYSGGSGRPYLVEGVGEDFWPSAYDRTVTDEIVAVSDKDSFQMTRRLAKEEGLLVGGSCGMAVVAALRVAERLGPDDVVVVLLPDSGRGYLSKIFNDEWMNDYGFLEQAGDAPRVGDVLRYKEGGSLPSLVHMHPEETVGQAIEVLREYGVSQMPIVKPGAGHPDVMAAEVIGSVVERELLDALFAQRASLGDPLEKHMSGPLPQVGSGEPVADLMTALSGTNAAAAAIVLVEGKPTGVVSRQDLLAFLAKDAK from the coding sequence GTGCAATTCCACGACTCGATGATCAGTCTGGTTGGCAATACCCCGCTGCTTAAGCTGGGCAATGTGACCTCGGGCATCCAGGCGACAGTCCTGGCCAAGGTCGAATACTTCAATCCGGGCGGTTCGGTGAAGGACCGGATCGCCCTGCGCATGATCGAGGCGGCGGAGGAGAGCGGCGAGCTCCGCCCCGGTGGCACGATCGTCGAACCGACGAGCGGCAACACCGGTGTCGGACTGGCGATCGTGGCCCAGCAGAAGGGCTACCACTGCATCTTCGTCTGCCCCGACAAGGTCTCCACGGACAAGATCAACGTGCTGCGGGCGTACGGCGCGGACGTCGTCGTCTGCCCCACGGCGGTCGACCCCGACCACCCCGACTCGTACTACAACGTCTCCGACCGGCTGGTACGTGAGACCCCGGGCGCCTGGAAGCCGGACCAGTACAGCAACCCGAACAACCCGCGCTCGCACTACGAGACCACCGGTCCCGAGCTGTGGGAGCAGACGGACGGGCGGATCACCCACTTCGTCACCGGTATCGGCACGGGCGGCACGATCAGCGGCACCGGCCGGTATCTGAAGGAGGTCAGCGAGGGGCGCGTCACGGTCGTCGGCGCCGACCCCGAGGGGTCCGTCTACTCCGGCGGCTCGGGCCGGCCGTATCTGGTCGAGGGCGTCGGCGAGGACTTCTGGCCGAGCGCGTACGACCGGACCGTCACCGACGAGATCGTCGCCGTGTCCGACAAGGACTCCTTCCAGATGACGCGCCGCCTCGCCAAGGAGGAGGGCCTGCTGGTCGGCGGCTCCTGCGGTATGGCGGTCGTGGCGGCGCTGCGGGTCGCGGAGCGGCTCGGCCCCGACGACGTGGTGGTCGTGCTGCTGCCCGACAGCGGCCGGGGCTACCTCAGCAAGATCTTCAACGACGAGTGGATGAACGACTACGGCTTCCTGGAGCAGGCCGGGGACGCCCCGCGGGTCGGTGACGTCCTGCGGTACAAGGAGGGCGGCAGCCTTCCCTCCCTCGTGCACATGCACCCCGAGGAGACGGTCGGCCAGGCGATCGAGGTCCTGCGCGAGTACGGCGTCTCGCAGATGCCGATCGTGAAGCCCGGCGCCGGCCACCCGGACGTCATGGCCGCCGAGGTCATCGGCTCCGTCGTGGAGCGCGAACTGCTCGATGCCCTCTTCGCCCAGCGCGCCTCGCTCGGCGACCCCCTGGAGAAGCACATGTCTGGCCCGCTGCCGCAGGTCGGCTCCGGCGAGCCCGTGGCCGACCTGATGACAGCGCTGAGCGGCACCAACGCGGCCGCCGCGGCGATCGTGCTGGTGGAGGGGAAGCCGACGGGAGTGGTGAGCCGTCAGGACCTGCTCGCGTTCCTCGCGAAGGACGCCAAGTAG